The Lathyrus oleraceus cultivar Zhongwan6 chromosome 5, CAAS_Psat_ZW6_1.0, whole genome shotgun sequence genome includes the window CGACGAGCCAGAGAAGAAGAGACCCCGGGAAGACGCACCCCCTGACAACTCTCCCTATCAAGTGGCCCTCTGCGTGTCACGACCGGAAGATTTCGTCCTCCCCGAACCATTGCCCGAGGGCAAGATCACTGCACTCAGCCCCTGGGAAAACTTCCCTACCACACTGGTGATATCAGGAGGAGGAACTAACGGGGAATCCGCGGCCCTCTCCGTCAAACGTAAGTTCGACGAACTCCTACTGACTGCCCCCGAGCAGAAAGCGACATTGACAAAATACCGGGGAAATCCAACCCAATATCCTTCTTCCTGGAGGAACTCCCGGGCGGATCCCCGAACTCGGGCATCCCACTATTGATAAGGGCAAAGATGGCCCAATTCGACGTACGACGCATCCTGGTCGACCAAGGCAGCTCAGTGGATATCATGTACGTCCACCTCTTCAAGACTCTGAAGCTAGACAAGACCAACTTAGCCCCCTACGTCGGATCAGATCTCCAAGGATTCAACGGAGCAACAACCAGACCGTGGGGATATGTTGAGCTCCTCGTCACCTTCGGCGAACAAGAAACGGCCAGGGAAGTCAAAATCCAATTCCTGGTCGTAGACTGTCCGTCTCTCTACAATTGCATCTTTGGACGCCCGACACTGGCCGAACTCACCGCGGTCCCATCCACCGTCCACCTGAAGATGAAATACTACACCAAATTGGGACGTGTGGTCACCATCCATGGTGACATCGAAGCAGCCCGGCGATGCTACGACGCCGCAGTAAAAGGACAGGCCGTAGTCAGCACGAAGAGCAACTGCGACAACAAAAAACTCAAGACCGAGGATCCTGCCCGAGGAGTCAACGCCATCGACCTCGACTGTCGCATCGGGCTGGACGAGACCGAAGAGGGGAGGTTCCCCAAGGAACGCTCTCTCGAACACCCGGTCCGACCAATCCCCGACGGGGAGTTCGAACTCATTCCTCTTGGGGACGATCCGGAAAGGACGGTGAAGATAGGTAAGGGACTACCCGAGGAAACAAGAGAAGAGCTAGTAGCATGCCTCAAAGAGAACTCCGACCTCTTCGCGTGGAATGCCGCAGAAATGCCCGGGCTGGACCCCGAGATCGCGTGTCATAAGCTAGCTTTAGACCGGGCAGCCAAGCCCATAGCACAGCGTAGACGCAAGCAATCGCCCGAAAAGGCAGAGGCTGCCGAGCGAGCTGTAAAAGACCTCTTAGAGGCAAATTTTATTTCTGAAGCCCAGTACACAACCTGGCTCTCTAATGTAGTCCTCgttaagaaaaataatggaaaatggcgtatgtgtgttgattataccGATCTTAATAGGGCTTACCCGAAAGATGCTTTCCCCCTCCCTAATATAGACTTGCTCGTTGACAACTCTGCAGGTTTTAAACTCTTGTCCTTCATGGACGCATATAGTGGATACAACCAGATCCCTATGTCGCCCGCAGACAAGAAACACACAGCGTTCATGACCCCAACGGGCAATTACTATTACAACGTGATGCCGTTCGGGCTCAAGAACGCTGGCGCTACATACCAACGCATGATGAACAAAGTCTTCAAGGACGAAATAGGGGACATGCTCGAAGTGTACGTGGACGACATGATCGTCAAATCACACGAGGAGATAACCCATGCTCGACACCTTGCGAAGGTATTCGAGCAGGCGAGACAGTGTAAAATGAGGTTCAACCCCGAAAAATGCACGTTCGGAGTCCGGGCAGGCAAGTTCCTCGGTTTCTATCTCACCGAAAGAGGGATCGAGGCCAACCCCGACAAATGCCGGGCATTCTCGGAGTTTCCGACCCCGAAAACCAAAAAATCGATCCAGTCACTCAATGGAGTGCTCGCCTCACTCTCCGTTTCATCGCCAAGTCCGCCCAGCACGCATTGCCATTCTTCAGACTCCTTCGCAAAGAGGCTACCTTCGACTGGACCGATGAATGCGAGCAAGCGCTACTCCATCTAAAGAAGGTTCTGTCCCAACCCCGGTCTTATCACGGCCATCAGAAAAGGAAACCCTATACTTATACCTATCCGTGGCAACCGAGGCCGTCAGCGCCGTTCTAATAAGAGAAACCGACGAAGGACAAAAGCCCATCTATTTTACGAGTAAAGCACTCCAAGGTCCCGAGCTCCGATATCAGCAAATCGAAAAGGTCGCCCTGGCCCTCATCAACACAGCGAGGAGACTACGATATTACTTCCTCGCACACACGATAAAGGTGAGGACCGACCAGCCAATCAAACAGCTGCTCGGGCGCCCGGATATGGCCGGGAGGATGCTCAAGTGGTCACTAGAACTCTCCGAATTCGACATACAATACGAAAGTAGGAAAGCCTTGAAAGCTCAGGCACTGGCCGACTTCGTCGCGGAGATGACCCACTGCCCGACTCCAGTAGAAAGCGCCCACAAATGGACGATCTTCGTCGATGGCGCCTCTAGCACATCAGGCAGCGGGGCCGGGATCATCCTCGAAAATGAAGAAGGGATCCTGATAGAGGTATCATTAGCGCTAGCGTTCCCAACATCAAACAAccaagccgaatacgaagccttcctcgcgggcctgaggttagccgaggacctgggagcaaaagaggtaaaaatatccaccgactcccagctcgtggcctcacaagtgcgaggagaataccaaaccaagaacgacaacctcctcgagtacttgtccctcgtcaaagaaaaacttgatagatttgaaaaatgggaagttcaacacataccccgcgagcacaacacacagggcagacgttctctcgaaactagccagcacgaggaaaaagggtgggaataaatcagtaatccaagaaattctccctcggcccagcatcgacaaactaccgcctccactcgaggtcaacgctattggagatgcccactgttggatgacacccatctacaattacctcacacgagacgaactcccggctgaccccaaagaggcgaccactgtcaaacgacgcgcatgctcgtacgtactcctcgaaggcaaactctaccggagaggattctccatcccactactcaaatgcgtcgaggaagagaaagtccccgacatacttggagagatacaccggggaattaacgctcaacacctcggcggacgatcgctcgcgcgaaaagcccttcgagcaggctactactggccgaccatgcaaaacgattcgaaagagcacgtcaaaagatgtgacaaatgccaacgacatgccgacatgcacctcgcacccccgaacgacctcaaatcactgtcttccccatggcccttcgcgtggtggggcatggacatcctcggacccttcgtcaccggatcatatcagaataaatacctcatcgtcggggtggattacttcaccaaatggatcgaGGCGGAGGCACTGGCCAAAATAACCGCGCAGAACATTCTCCGGTTCTTCAAACGCAATATCCTCGCTCGGTTCGGTATACCCCAGGCACTTGTCACAGACAACGGGACACAATTCACGGACGGAGGATTCCAGGACTTCGTCGCCAGCCTGGGCACCACACAGCATTTCACGTCTGTCGAGCATCCGCAGACGAACGGGCAAGCAGAGGCGGCCAACAGGGTAATCTTACGTGGCCTCAAACGCAGACTCGGTGAGGCAAAGAGGGCATGGGTCGAGGAGCTACATAGCGTCCTATGGGCCTACCGCACGACACCACATTCTACCACCGGGGAAACCCCGTTCCGACTAACTTACGGCACCGAGGCAGTCATCCCGGTGGAGATACGGACGCCAACGAGGAGGACAGAGGAGCCCCTAGACGAGGAAATGAACGATGAAACCCTTAGAGCCGAGCTCGACCTAGTCGAGGAGATACGTTCCGAAGCAGCTCTCAGGGAAACAACCCTCAAACAAAAAATAGCACTACGCCATGACGCGAAAGTCATAAAAAGAGAGTTCCAGGTCGGCACCCTGGTCCTCAGAAGAAACCAGAAAAACCCGAGAGAGGGCAAACTGGCGGCCAACTGGGAAGGCCCTTACCGCGTCCGCGACAAAACGAGCAACGGGGCCTATTACCTAGAAAACCTACAAGGAGAACAACTCGCTCGACCATGGAACGCAGAAAAACTTAGACAATATTACAGCTAAATACGCCACGGGGAGACGTGGCAGGTACGACCACGCTCTTCGTCCCCAAAACCCCAGGGAGGAACCACGAGACCCGGGAACGATCCGGGGTCACATGACAAACACAACCTCCCCGACGGTTGGGATCTTGACCAAGACTCAACGTCGAAGTACCAGGACTGGCAGGGCACCCAGCTCGCGATGGGAGGGCCCAAGCCTCGGGACCAGGGTTCGAACAACGGACCCGGGCCTCGATACCCACGGGCACAAAGCCCGACACTTCGTCGGTTCCCTAAACCGAGGAGATTAACAAAGTCGAGCAGAGTACGAATTCATACAAACAAGTATCAAACACAAACGAGCACGATGAATGATAACGTAAATATTCATGCATTAAAAACGATAAGAGCGGCCGAAGCCAAGTACGCCCGAAGGCCATATTACAACGCCCGAAGGCCAAATACATAAGGCACGCAGGCCATGATAACTAAAATCAAAGAGAAACAAATAAACTAAGACTCCGCTCGGAGcacctcttcatcctcttcttcttcttctccccccaGCTCCTCCTCCGCTTCAAACGGGCAGATAATCTCACCGTCCCGGACGCAGCAGTTATAGGCCGACCCTACTGTCACCAACTCAGGGTTCAGAAGCCCGAGCTGCTCGACAGCATTGTCGAAACCCTCTTTGAAGCAGGCCACGAGATCTTGGTTGAGAGTCCGAATATGCCCTAGCAGCTCACCGCGCGAACCAAGGGCGCGTTCCTCCTCGGTCTCATCTGCCAGAGGACGGACCTTTCCCTCGAGAGACTCAACCTGAGCCCGTAGGCAAGCGTTGTCCTCGGTCAGCTTCTGATGGTCGACCACCTGCTCTTCCAAGCTCGCCTTAGCAGCCTTCAACTGGTCCCTCTCCTTTTCCACCTCCTCCAGCTTCTGGCTCAGCCCTTCCTGCAGCTGATGCTCTTCTTTGTAGTCCGACAGATCTTTAGATAGTCTTTCCTTCTCCGTCCGAACCTGCAAAAGGGCATCCTCCAGCGAGGCGGTGGAGACCGAAGTGTCGGTCAAAACCATGGCCGTCTCCATCACCCGGATGACAGCAGCAATATCCCTGGCCAGATCTTTCCTCCGGGCAGCAACATCCTGGTCCAGAATAGCCTTGGCCTCAGGCGCAGGCACAGCAATCGACTCCTCGGCTTTGAAGAACGACCGTTCCACATAGCAGGGAGGTAGAAGATAGCTGCCCGGTCCATGCGAACTTCCTGGAGACGACCTGGTAAGGGCCCCAGCCGGACGCTTCCGTTTATGGAGGGGAGAAGCCGCTGGCGACGGACTGCTATCAGGAATGTTGATCGGGTTAGATCGAGGAGGAGAGGAAGGAATCACGCTCGCCGCCTGCGAGGGACTAGCCCCGGCATCGCCAGCAGTCTCCAAGGGACGGGCCacagttttcttcttcttcttgggcaCCCGGTCAGGAGTGCCGACCTGATTCGCTAGCTTCAGCACCCGATCACGAGCATTGGGCATGGCACCTGCAAATAAATTACACACCAACATTAGCGAGCGAAGtcataaacagaaataaaaagctAAACAAAGTCTGCCTACTCAATAACGCCAGAGCTTCCTCCTCGGTATCACACTCGAGCAGAGCCTTCGTATTGATATAACGCGCCTCGGTGATTAGTTCCCCGGCCTCATCCAGGTAGGGCACGCCCTGTCGATTCGCCCAGAACCCCAAGCTGAAGCTCTGCACGTAATCGACCAGCTTCTTGTACGCGAGCCTATCCTCCTCGCCGAGCATCGCATACTTGACTCGGTAATGCGCCGTGGAGAGATCGAAATGATCACGCTGCCACCTCAGCGGTATCTTCGACATCAGCGTCTCCTCCCCATTGGGTGTCCGCTGATAGTAGTATAGAGAGTGAAGGGCAGCCCGGGTAATCGGCATCACCACGTACCACCGGTTTTTGAAATGGCGAACAGAATCCTCGTACGTCTTGAACAGACGCACGGGCTGCTTGAAAGAAACCCAACTGTGGCGACCACGGGAACCGGACCTCTGGAGATGGAAAACGTGGAAGAAGAGAGCCCGGGTGCAACCAATGCCGAGGAACTGGCAAACTAACTCGAATGCCCGCATAAATGCGAGAGCATTAGGATGTAGTTGGGACGGCGCCAGCCGGAGCCACTTGAAGACCGACATCTGGAAGGAGTTGAAGGGCAGTCTAATCCCCGCCTCACGGAAAGCAAATTCATACATGGTGAACTGCTTCCCCGGGAAATGATGGCAAATGCGGTCCTCTTCCTTGGGGGCGCAGCAATACCAGTTTGGTGGATCCTCCCGGCTTATGGTCTCGACCATAGCGTAAGCAATGACGGCCTCGTCACAGAAGTCTGATTCCTCCTCCAAGGGCTCGTCCGCAACCCATGAGAAGTCGACCTGCCCGGAAGAGGAGGCGTGTTCGGTACCATCTCGGACACTCCCATCCCCGACAGGGAGACGAGCGATTGTCGCGTCTTCGGTGGAGGACCCAGAATCTTCCCTCCTCGGTCGTAAGCGCCCGGTAGCACCTGAAACGCAGACAGAAAGAGTGAATTCGACGTCGTATCAAATCCACCCTTCCACCGCAGGTCAAGTGAAAGGGCGTAGCGGCGACGGACACTAACCGTGCTCAACTCGGTGACGCGCGCATTCTATGGAgaccgggcataaacttcatacaGCCTATGCAAGTATGGCCCGGCATATGAAATTTATGCCCGGTACAGTATGATCCCAACCCTATTTTCTGCCATCTAATATACACCTACAGTCCACTACACTGTTCCTAAGTTAAACCTAACCACATTTCTACAAAAATAGCATGCGTTTGACAGAAAACAGCAAGGAAAAACAGTGGGTCACAGTGGGAAATCATACCTGTCATAGTTAAGGTGAAAGGGGTACGGTGGTGCCCGAGCAGAAGACGGTGGTTCAGATAGGAGGATGGGCGGAGACGGCGGTCCAGACGGTAGAGCGAGCAAACGAGGGAGAATGTGGAGAACTCCGGTGAACGTGTGAGCGAAAAAAGTGGAAATGAAGTTACTCAACCCCTTTTTTATAGGGCTTGGCACGTGGACCAACACGCTAGGTCATCATTGCCTAGCCTGCCTACGCCGTCTTTGCACACGAAACGAAGCGACCCCACTGATTCTGAGACACGTCTATCAAAGATAAGAAACTGAAACGACCCGAGCACCTATCCGCCTCCTCGACTCACCAAGACGCCACCTCCCCGCGTCATACCCACGTTTACCACAAGGAAGGTGCGGACCAACCGATCACCTCCATCCCCGACATTCCCGGAGAAAGGGTCGGTCATGAACAGGTCTGTTACGACCTCACCTGTCTAACGATGAAGCTTCCCCATCGTCTCGGGGAACCCTTAGTTGAAACATAAGTCATCTCTCTGGCTCAGAGACTCGACTTGGGGGGCTCCTGTTCCGGACTGGGCCGTGACactaggcacggcacggcccaatgctcgccaagcccacgtccaaacgaccgtgtccaaacgaccacgaggacacgtcaggtgaacgaccgtccgcccgaCGAACGCctccccggccccttaaatacgtgtcggacaacgagcgggtcctcctcatatgatctccatccactcatcgccaacccacgtcgcggacacctaagttgtgtcgggcagagccataacggcatctcactcaccacgtcacccaactcccctatattgtctccttagggataggggcggttggaccagggggcagaccttggtctaggtcttaacgcttcttacgcgtcccctggcagctcctccttgggcctagctaatccagcccattaggagccttggcccagcgctgggggctcaatataaatacccctttcatggcaaaggggcaggtattctaactcacactctgataacctcattctgtaccttttctgacttaagcattggagcaccttgcaggtacacccccctctcatttcattctccggcccattcaccaagaccttggaaggccctcctgatcaggtgagatcaccttttcttaccaaatgggatatttccttaagcccaacttatatattttccaaaataataatccaataataataataataaaatttccaattatttaattaaattaataaataaattattaactcaattcaaataattattttattattatcggggtgttacagtgGGCGTGGTCTTCCCACGTTCCCCCTCAGTTCTGCCACTGGCTACAAATATTATTCCCACAACATAAGAGCAGGACCGACCCTGAGCAAGGGCAAGACGGTCCTTAGTCTAGGGTGTCCAAATTAAGGGGCCAcattttgttttaaaataaacgaaatatatatttaataatctattaaataaattataaaaatggAAATAAATATGAGTTTGTCATTGACCAAACAATAGAAGATTGATTTTTGAACATGGTTGTAAAGGTTGTGGGTTCAATTCTTCTTGTTATACATTTTTAGGTTTGATCATTGCATGGTTCTTGCTTATGTAAGAATATTTTCTTGTCTAAATTTTTTACCATAGTTAGCTTATAATCTTAATTTGATAATTATCACTTGTGAAAATGTTTATATCAAGATTGATCCTAATACTGTTTGTTTTCGTTGTGTTTGAGTTGGAAGAGGAAGTAGTTATAGCTAGTGACGAATACAAGAATTTGACAAAGTGAATACAATAACATATTTTTATTTGACTAATAAAAAATTAttcttttttaaaaaattatatttttattagAGGTCCATTTTTATTATTTGTCCGGGAATTCTAAAAAATTAGAACCGCCCCGCATAAAAGAATATATAAGAATATATGTGTTTTAACTCACTTGTTCATCATCAATTAATTGAAATTCCTTTAATAAAACATCAATGAGAGACAAGAATAACATACTTTAGTATATAAAAGAATATCACACAAACACACACGTATACACGCTATGTTAGTGTGTTTAAAGTAAACAAGGTTAGTGTAATAACACCATAATCTTGCTATGCTGCAACCTAGATCTCTCAAAGTCATTACCATTAAAAAAGAGAACACAAACCAAAGTATTTAAGCTATAGTCAATATATTATAATAGTAAGCAAAGTGTTAAACAAGACAATTTTTCGGTCATCCCGGATTTGGTGTAATCCAAATTGGACATCCCAAACTACGATCTATATTTAGTGGATAATGGGGCCATAACTCAATGCTGTTATTTGATAAACTAAAGATGCTAATATCATCTTTCCTAACAGAATAGATACAATTTCGACGACATCCAACAAAATCAGCAGCAGAAAAAGAAACACAAGACTTTTGCCCTACAAACAACATGTTTTCGCCCAAACTATGAATTTCTTCCCACTTTAGCACATTCCAATTCATCTTTAAAATTCGAAACCTTTCTGTCTGAGATACATTTTTCTTTAGTAAATACCGATAAACCAACAACATGTCCTCCCCGGAAAACACAGCATAGTAAATTGCATTCCATAAATTGATAGAGTCTGTCGTCTTAATAATGGAGACTTTAGAGCCTTCAACATCACACACCGCTATCATTCCTTCTGAGCTCACAGCATAAAACAAACCGTTTTTGGATACAACATCCATCCATAGGTGATTTTCATTCACACTAAAGAGAAACCAAGAATCGTAGCTTTTTTTACAGAATGCTAACTCACTAGGATTAAGAATGGCCAATGCAGCAAAGTCGTCGCTACGCGAAGGGCTAGACGACAAGACAACTTTGTTAAGGAAACGGTTATTATTATGATCCAAATGCTTTCTAACCAACTCTGGCAAAGTGTAGAGAGAAGGAAGAGAAAGTGTGACTTGTGTTATAGGGTTGAGAAGACGAATCTCAGAGATTTGGTGGAGAATGACGAGCCAGCCAAAAGAAGAACCGCAGATACGAGATAGAGGGAGATTGAGGAGGTGGAGTTTGTTGGCGGTGAGGTCGAAGAAGGAATTGTGAGAAAGCATGAGCCATGGGAGTTGAGGTGGTAGATGGAGAGGGGTTTTGGGAAGAGAGGAATTCCAGGTGCGACATACGCATCGGAATCGGAGATAGTCGGAGTAGATAGTCAACCTTTTGGATATCAATTCAATGATTTCCTGTGGTAATTCAGCTACGCCCATTCTTTTTCCTTCATTTGTTCTACTATTCATCATCAtgatggagaaaaaattgaaTAGGATGATTCTGTTTAGAAACTGGTTCACAAGAGAAACCCTTTATAATGTCTAAACCCTAAATATGATCAGAGAAACCGTAAACATAGGTTAATCTTAATATCttaatattaatatttatatatataaattcAGGTTGGCAACCCTATTCACGTGCCTTCATGATAGAACTTTTAACAAAACCCCTATTCACGTGTTATCATGATAGAACTTTTAATAAAAACCTTAATCATGTTATTTACTTGATCCTACATTAagaataaataataataataataataata containing:
- the LOC127087343 gene encoding probable F-box protein At1g44080, coding for MMNSRTNEGKRMGVAELPQEIIELISKRLTIYSDYLRFRCVCRTWNSSLPKTPLHLPPQLPWLMLSHNSFFDLTANKLHLLNLPLSRICGSSFGWLVILHQISEIRLLNPITQVTLSLPSLYTLPELVRKHLDHNNNRFLNKVVLSSSPSRSDDFAALAILNPSELAFCKKSYDSWFLFSVNENHLWMDVVSKNGLFYAVSSEGMIAVCDVEGSKVSIIKTTDSINLWNAIYYAVFSGEDMLLVYRYLLKKNVSQTERFRILKMNWNVLKWEEIHSLGENMLFVGQKSCVSFSAADFVGCRRNCIYSVRKDDISIFSLSNNSIELWPHYPLNIDRSLGCPIWITPNPG